A stretch of Natronococcus sp. CG52 DNA encodes these proteins:
- a CDS encoding methyl-accepting chemotaxis protein — protein MEFLRRLVPAPIRRRYAVKFGIALLILGLSVGLIGVIGTAQITDSVEQNALEDQEALAGQEATALDNWNEQNDRRTASTSNTPVVESGDEEEIQSYLNSLHLELSDQVTAIHYVNVDSHELEATTTNDAETLDDVDFPATAAIDDDLSASSVERTAAYESDGTPVVSYYIKTGGSDDTAIVMTFNLEDMMADFGKSVEGERVTMAIDSNGEIVADDTFTGTGGDALIDNYTEDAFRQEYADDDGLLEAALAANGTNSSGAMAFDNQPGATLQDEPYGFGPDGYVAAYHTTDMGWIVLMHTSMDEAYGFVNDVDQYGMMATAGGVLLIGLVGAVLGRNTAVATDRLTSKAREMEEGNLEVDLETKRIDNIGRLYEGFDSMRVALREQIDEAEAAREEAERERERVAELNDHLEEKATEYCDVMGAAADGDLTARADAESENEVMSEIGREFNHMLEEIEQTVAELNRFATSVAIASEEVTASSEEVRSASEQVTGSVQEISDGADRQNQSLQSVNQEMSGLSTTTEEIAASSNEVADIAERTAETGREGQDAAHEAITAMNEIETESEQAVSEIRRLEAEVQQIDELIATISEIARQTNMLALNANIEASRSASGDDDEGFAVVAKEVKALSEDVAEAADEAEDRLEAIRERTERSAEEVEVTSDQIDDASEQVREAVEALEEITGLAQETNVGVQEISAATEEQAASTQEVVAMVDDAASISDQTSAESENVAAAAEEQTTALTEVTESASNLSEQAAELSEGLDRFETGTDESSIENSSVGAEELLGANGEDDTVAAPSERDGESIAVAPETAGESPADPAGPVPEDNERGEPPVAPGEVAHDTVRAESHSADEPGSEPTDTSVDSTLSSGSVPDSEYTANEGEPVIPADDAEPVAGHPVEPDEGDARADDPLALEPTGVDEPDDDQLGAVEDATVAEDEGPDPFAEVADELEEAADDHDVGEDTTDDTAEDADGSDEVFTFGDGDEQ, from the coding sequence ATGGAGTTCCTTCGACGGCTGGTGCCGGCGCCGATTCGGCGCAGGTACGCAGTCAAGTTCGGGATCGCACTGTTGATCCTCGGGCTGTCGGTCGGTCTGATCGGGGTTATCGGAACCGCACAGATCACCGACAGCGTCGAGCAGAACGCACTGGAAGACCAGGAGGCCCTCGCGGGGCAGGAGGCGACGGCTCTCGACAACTGGAACGAACAGAACGACAGGCGAACGGCGAGTACGTCCAACACTCCGGTCGTTGAATCGGGTGACGAGGAGGAGATTCAATCCTATCTGAACAGTCTCCACCTCGAACTCTCCGACCAAGTGACCGCGATTCACTACGTGAACGTCGATAGCCACGAACTGGAAGCGACCACGACGAACGACGCCGAAACGCTCGACGACGTGGACTTCCCGGCGACGGCGGCGATCGACGACGACCTGTCGGCTTCGAGCGTCGAACGGACGGCGGCCTACGAGAGCGACGGCACGCCCGTCGTCTCGTACTACATCAAAACCGGCGGGTCGGACGATACGGCGATCGTCATGACGTTCAACCTCGAGGACATGATGGCCGACTTCGGCAAGTCGGTCGAGGGCGAACGCGTGACGATGGCGATCGACTCGAACGGCGAGATCGTCGCGGACGACACGTTCACCGGGACGGGCGGCGACGCGCTGATCGATAACTACACCGAGGACGCGTTCCGCCAGGAGTACGCCGACGACGACGGCCTGCTCGAGGCGGCGCTCGCCGCGAACGGCACCAACAGCTCCGGCGCGATGGCGTTCGACAACCAGCCGGGTGCTACCCTTCAAGACGAGCCCTACGGCTTCGGACCGGACGGCTACGTCGCGGCCTACCACACGACCGACATGGGCTGGATCGTGTTGATGCACACCTCGATGGACGAGGCGTACGGGTTCGTCAACGACGTCGACCAGTACGGGATGATGGCGACCGCGGGTGGCGTGCTCCTGATCGGTCTCGTCGGTGCCGTGCTCGGCCGCAACACGGCCGTCGCGACCGACCGCCTCACCAGCAAGGCGAGAGAGATGGAGGAGGGGAACCTCGAGGTCGATCTCGAGACGAAACGGATCGACAACATCGGCCGACTCTACGAGGGCTTCGACTCGATGCGGGTCGCGTTGCGCGAGCAGATCGACGAGGCGGAAGCCGCCAGGGAAGAGGCCGAACGCGAACGCGAGCGCGTCGCGGAGCTCAACGACCACTTAGAGGAGAAGGCGACGGAGTACTGTGACGTGATGGGCGCGGCCGCGGACGGCGATCTCACGGCCCGCGCGGACGCCGAAAGCGAGAACGAGGTCATGTCGGAGATCGGCCGGGAGTTCAACCACATGCTCGAGGAAATCGAGCAGACGGTGGCCGAACTGAACCGGTTCGCGACCTCGGTCGCGATCGCCAGCGAGGAGGTCACGGCCTCGAGCGAGGAGGTCCGCTCCGCCTCGGAGCAAGTTACCGGCTCGGTCCAGGAGATCTCCGACGGCGCCGACCGGCAGAACCAGTCCCTGCAGTCGGTCAACCAGGAGATGAGCGGGCTCTCGACGACGACCGAGGAGATCGCCGCCTCCTCGAACGAGGTCGCCGACATCGCCGAACGAACGGCCGAAACCGGCCGCGAGGGGCAGGACGCCGCCCACGAGGCGATCACGGCGATGAACGAGATCGAGACCGAGTCAGAGCAGGCCGTCAGCGAGATCCGACGGCTCGAAGCGGAGGTCCAGCAGATCGACGAACTGATCGCAACGATCTCCGAGATCGCCCGTCAGACCAACATGCTGGCGCTGAACGCCAACATCGAGGCGTCGCGCTCCGCGTCCGGCGACGACGACGAAGGGTTCGCCGTGGTCGCAAAGGAGGTCAAGGCCCTCTCCGAGGACGTCGCCGAGGCGGCCGACGAGGCCGAAGATCGGCTCGAGGCGATCCGCGAGCGGACCGAACGGTCCGCCGAGGAGGTCGAGGTCACCAGCGACCAGATCGACGACGCCAGCGAGCAGGTGCGCGAAGCGGTCGAGGCGCTCGAAGAGATTACCGGCCTCGCACAGGAAACGAACGTCGGCGTTCAGGAGATTTCGGCGGCAACCGAGGAGCAGGCGGCGTCGACCCAGGAGGTCGTCGCCATGGTCGACGACGCGGCGTCGATCTCCGACCAGACGTCCGCGGAGTCCGAGAACGTGGCTGCAGCGGCCGAAGAGCAGACCACCGCGCTGACGGAAGTGACGGAGTCCGCGTCGAACCTCTCGGAGCAGGCTGCAGAGCTTTCGGAGGGGCTCGACCGGTTCGAAACCGGTACCGACGAGTCGTCGATCGAGAATTCGTCGGTCGGCGCGGAGGAACTCCTCGGAGCGAACGGGGAGGACGACACCGTCGCAGCTCCGTCGGAGCGCGACGGCGAGTCGATCGCTGTAGCTCCCGAAACCGCGGGGGAATCGCCGGCCGATCCGGCGGGGCCGGTCCCTGAGGATAACGAACGAGGCGAACCGCCGGTCGCTCCCGGTGAAGTCGCACACGATACCGTGCGGGCGGAGTCACACAGTGCCGACGAACCCGGATCGGAGCCGACGGACACCTCCGTCGATTCGACACTGTCGTCCGGTTCCGTTCCAGATTCGGAGTACACTGCGAACGAGGGTGAACCCGTGATCCCGGCGGACGACGCCGAACCGGTCGCCGGCCATCCCGTCGAACCGGACGAGGGTGACGCGCGCGCCGACGATCCGTTAGCGCTCGAGCCAACCGGCGTGGACGAACCCGACGACGATCAGCTCGGGGCGGTCGAGGACGCGACGGTCGCCGAAGACGAGGGACCCGATCCGTTCGCCGAAGTCGCCGACGAACTCGAGGAGGCGGCTGACGACCACGACGTTGGCGAAGATACTACGGACGACACCGCCGAGGACGCGGACGGATCGGACGAAGTGTTCACCTTCGGCGACGGTGACGAGCAGTAA
- a CDS encoding MFS transporter, protein MALNANDRSIAGFTMAGHALVHWFETAIPIFLVVWLAEFDVAVALMGLVVALGYAPFGIGALPGGILADRYGTKRLIVLCLAGMSLAFVVLAMSTSIYMVALGLLLWGIAASIYHPAGLALISTGVEERGTVFAWHGIAGNAGIALGPFAAATMLIFLDWQLVAALLAVPGILAVLYGLSAEFEPTAAVEDDVDAGPDEALSLSTLVGNSKALFASAFAVVFVIVTFEGLYYRGMLTYLPEILYGLPAIAGLALPTGLEGIEPSFYIYVGLLVVGMGGQYVGGKLTDRVPPARGLAAIFAVLVVLAVTFVPVTGLGLVAIAALCGVFGFFLFAIQPFYQNAVAVYTPADSRGLSYGYTYLGEFGFGAASIALGGFVLDVSLSWFFVMIAGFALVGMLLSVALASGLDRFVETDRPVDSTTDD, encoded by the coding sequence ATGGCACTGAACGCAAACGATCGTTCGATCGCCGGCTTTACGATGGCCGGCCACGCGCTGGTTCACTGGTTCGAGACGGCGATTCCGATCTTTCTGGTCGTCTGGCTCGCCGAGTTCGACGTCGCCGTCGCCCTGATGGGACTCGTCGTCGCGCTCGGCTACGCACCGTTCGGGATCGGCGCCCTGCCGGGCGGCATCCTGGCGGATCGGTACGGAACGAAACGACTCATCGTGCTCTGTCTCGCGGGGATGAGCCTCGCGTTCGTCGTCCTCGCGATGAGCACCTCGATCTACATGGTCGCCCTCGGCTTGCTGCTGTGGGGGATCGCCGCCAGCATCTACCATCCCGCGGGGCTGGCACTCATCAGCACCGGCGTCGAGGAACGCGGGACCGTCTTCGCCTGGCACGGCATCGCCGGCAACGCCGGCATCGCGCTCGGGCCGTTCGCCGCCGCGACCATGCTGATCTTCCTCGACTGGCAACTCGTCGCCGCACTGCTCGCCGTTCCCGGAATTCTCGCCGTCCTCTACGGCCTCTCGGCGGAGTTCGAGCCGACCGCGGCCGTCGAGGACGACGTCGACGCGGGCCCGGACGAAGCGCTGTCGCTCTCGACGCTCGTCGGGAACTCGAAGGCCCTCTTCGCGAGCGCGTTCGCCGTCGTCTTCGTCATCGTCACCTTCGAAGGGCTGTACTACCGGGGGATGCTCACCTATCTCCCCGAGATCCTGTACGGACTGCCCGCGATAGCGGGGCTGGCACTCCCGACGGGGCTCGAGGGAATCGAACCGTCCTTCTACATCTACGTCGGCCTGCTGGTCGTCGGGATGGGCGGCCAGTACGTCGGCGGCAAGCTAACGGACCGAGTGCCGCCCGCTCGCGGTCTGGCGGCTATCTTCGCCGTGCTCGTGGTACTGGCGGTCACGTTCGTTCCGGTTACCGGACTGGGGCTGGTGGCGATCGCCGCTCTCTGCGGGGTCTTCGGCTTCTTCCTGTTTGCCATCCAGCCGTTCTACCAGAACGCGGTCGCGGTCTACACGCCGGCGGACAGTCGCGGTCTCTCCTACGGCTACACCTATCTGGGCGAGTTCGGTTTCGGCGCCGCCAGTATCGCACTCGGCGGGTTCGTCCTCGACGTCTCGCTGAGCTGGTTTTTCGTGATGATCGCGGGCTTCGCGCTCGTCGGGATGCTCCTCTCGGTGGCGCTGGCTTCGGGACTCGACCGGTTCGTCGAGACGGACCGACCGGTCGACTCCACGACGGACGATTAG
- a CDS encoding polysaccharide deacetylase family protein — protein MKRRAYLAAASAVCLAGCAGSETLESDTTSNRNGSSDDETNSDSTEPREPLVPDAADDFEDLSRWSIDGGSMNAETDRVLVGSQSARIGIPAASGSTRLSLEYESPFDLTDVVPGVAMASSEFVFPWLRLFDADGNRIDYRRGSRGELPLMRYNFGVDGGDDAFDPTTVSKVQLHMWTDEGREPTVWFDDLHFVPRPDTGKVMIQFDDNHVTDYTKALPILEEYGYPAVTFVNPGRIEAETSGVTDPGGFPRITVDQAHELHDAGWVISNHCYNHPELAELEPAEQEEEIRRGKEWLESEGFDEGARYFAYPHGSYDATTLELIDEYHDLGFGGGHPAQGYNVNHVLNSRIGDPSAERMATELERTAEMRGITSFFYHRLEDELLEDFETTIELLYEYESAGEIDVILPQDLERDYLF, from the coding sequence ATGAAACGACGCGCGTACCTCGCGGCCGCGTCGGCGGTCTGTCTCGCCGGGTGTGCCGGATCGGAAACCCTCGAGTCCGACACCACCTCGAATCGAAACGGCTCGAGCGACGACGAGACGAACTCTGACTCCACGGAACCACGGGAGCCGCTGGTCCCCGACGCGGCGGACGACTTCGAGGACCTCTCTCGCTGGTCGATCGACGGCGGATCGATGAACGCCGAGACCGACCGCGTCCTCGTCGGCTCCCAGAGCGCACGAATCGGGATCCCTGCGGCGTCGGGATCGACGCGGCTCTCGCTCGAGTACGAGTCGCCGTTCGATCTCACGGACGTCGTTCCGGGCGTCGCGATGGCGAGTTCGGAGTTCGTCTTCCCGTGGCTCCGCCTGTTCGACGCCGACGGGAACCGGATCGACTACCGCCGCGGATCGAGAGGGGAGTTGCCGCTCATGCGGTACAACTTCGGCGTCGACGGCGGCGACGACGCGTTCGATCCCACGACCGTCAGCAAAGTGCAACTGCACATGTGGACGGACGAGGGTCGGGAACCGACCGTCTGGTTCGACGACCTCCACTTCGTTCCCCGGCCCGATACGGGGAAGGTGATGATCCAGTTCGACGACAACCACGTCACCGATTACACGAAAGCGCTCCCGATTCTCGAGGAGTACGGCTATCCGGCGGTGACGTTCGTCAACCCGGGTCGGATCGAAGCCGAGACCTCCGGCGTGACGGATCCCGGCGGTTTCCCCCGGATCACGGTCGACCAGGCGCACGAACTCCACGACGCCGGCTGGGTCATCAGCAACCACTGTTACAACCACCCTGAACTCGCGGAGCTCGAACCGGCCGAGCAGGAAGAAGAGATCCGCCGGGGCAAGGAGTGGCTCGAGAGCGAAGGGTTCGACGAGGGCGCTCGCTACTTCGCCTACCCCCACGGCTCCTACGACGCGACGACGCTCGAACTGATCGACGAGTACCACGACCTCGGCTTCGGCGGCGGCCACCCGGCCCAGGGATACAACGTTAATCACGTCCTGAACTCCCGCATCGGCGATCCGAGCGCCGAACGGATGGCGACCGAACTCGAGCGAACCGCCGAGATGCGCGGCATCACCTCGTTTTTCTACCACCGGCTCGAGGACGAGTTGCTCGAGGACTTCGAAACCACGATCGAGTTGCTCTACGAGTACGAGTCCGCCGGCGAAATCGACGTGATTCTCCCGCAGGATCTCGAGCGGGACTACCTGTTTTAG
- a CDS encoding DUF6149 family protein translates to MKIRQNARHFASRKALETPVVRSVAKSGLVRLHTKIFTKKADPAHAEDRTERLDAFFDATMDAYLRALQEGYSEAQAREITHVQANFDFYNHGWTEMMEFPTDELDDHYDRHRDFFERWDIAIDDPLGQFEPPEGIPEAPSTPEKLDEPEHPYAEGGFADDVYVETEDGNLVVGGRREPDDVDVSQAVGVDETADDEE, encoded by the coding sequence ATGAAGATCCGTCAGAACGCGCGTCACTTCGCCTCTCGCAAGGCGCTCGAGACGCCGGTCGTCCGCTCGGTTGCCAAGTCCGGCCTCGTCAGACTTCACACGAAAATATTCACGAAGAAGGCCGACCCGGCCCACGCTGAAGACCGAACGGAACGGCTCGACGCCTTCTTCGACGCGACGATGGACGCCTACCTGCGCGCGCTCCAGGAAGGGTACTCGGAGGCACAAGCGCGCGAGATCACGCACGTTCAGGCCAACTTCGACTTCTACAACCACGGCTGGACCGAGATGATGGAGTTCCCGACGGACGAACTCGACGACCACTACGACCGCCACCGCGACTTTTTCGAGCGCTGGGACATCGCCATCGACGACCCGCTCGGGCAGTTCGAACCGCCGGAAGGAATCCCCGAGGCGCCGTCGACGCCGGAAAAACTCGACGAGCCCGAACATCCGTACGCCGAGGGCGGCTTCGCCGACGACGTCTACGTCGAAACCGAGGACGGAAACCTGGTCGTCGGCGGTCGGAGGGAGCCCGATGACGTCGACGTCTCGCAGGCCGTCGGCGTCGACGAGACCGCGGACGACGAGGAGTGA
- a CDS encoding NAD(P)/FAD-dependent oxidoreductase, with protein sequence MTEYVIIGDGISGSSAAETLREEDPESSITVITDEGEPLYNRILIKEHAKGKLPEAPISIHDEGWYEERDIDLSLNTHVTGLDTDAKTVHTHESEDISYDKLLIATGGTPTQLPVDNSDADGIHHFWTFQDARRIRESAEDADEGVIVGAGLLGIDFAAVCGAQGVEGKYLMRGDRWWRYALSDEGAEIMHEGMREKGVEPVFDSGVDHFETDDDGCVNAAVDPNGDRYECDFAGVAIGLTFNTEYLGNVGLEQNNGIVVDEYMQTNLEDVYAAGDITRFYDVLLGEQAQNGSWGSAKEQGRVAGINMAADDEAEGFEWVSSYSITHFDFPFLSFGHPTLGDEYAERKYSDTEWRRVAFKDGKIVGGVLIGDLSPQSKFKQLMREQRVVSDQAEVLLEQTVDLDNLAPPQEQ encoded by the coding sequence ATGACCGAGTACGTCATCATCGGTGACGGGATCTCGGGCAGTTCGGCTGCCGAGACCCTCCGGGAGGAAGACCCGGAGTCTTCGATTACCGTCATCACCGATGAGGGGGAGCCACTGTATAATCGCATTCTGATCAAAGAGCACGCGAAAGGGAAGCTCCCGGAGGCCCCGATTTCGATCCACGACGAGGGCTGGTACGAGGAACGCGACATCGACCTCTCGCTTAACACTCACGTTACTGGCCTCGACACCGACGCGAAGACGGTGCACACCCACGAGAGCGAGGACATCTCCTACGACAAACTGCTGATCGCGACCGGCGGGACGCCTACGCAACTGCCCGTCGACAACAGTGACGCCGACGGAATCCACCACTTCTGGACGTTCCAGGACGCTCGCAGGATCCGCGAGAGCGCGGAGGACGCCGACGAGGGAGTGATCGTCGGCGCCGGACTCCTCGGAATCGACTTCGCCGCCGTCTGTGGTGCACAGGGCGTCGAAGGGAAGTATCTCATGCGCGGCGACCGCTGGTGGCGCTACGCGCTCTCGGACGAGGGTGCAGAGATCATGCACGAGGGGATGCGCGAGAAGGGCGTCGAGCCGGTTTTCGACAGCGGTGTCGACCACTTCGAGACCGACGACGACGGTTGCGTCAACGCCGCCGTCGATCCGAACGGTGACCGTTACGAGTGTGACTTCGCCGGCGTCGCTATCGGCCTGACGTTCAACACCGAGTACCTCGGGAACGTCGGACTCGAGCAGAACAACGGCATCGTCGTCGACGAGTACATGCAGACGAACCTCGAGGACGTCTACGCCGCCGGGGACATCACTCGCTTCTACGACGTCTTGCTCGGCGAACAGGCCCAGAACGGCTCGTGGGGCTCCGCGAAGGAACAGGGCCGGGTCGCCGGCATCAACATGGCCGCAGACGACGAGGCCGAAGGGTTCGAGTGGGTCTCCTCGTACTCTATCACGCACTTCGACTTCCCCTTCCTCTCCTTTGGCCACCCGACCCTCGGCGACGAGTACGCCGAGCGAAAGTACAGCGACACCGAGTGGCGCCGCGTCGCCTTCAAGGACGGCAAGATCGTTGGCGGCGTTCTCATCGGCGACCTCTCGCCACAGAGCAAGTTCAAACAGCTGATGCGCGAACAGCGCGTCGTCTCCGATCAGGCGGAGGTGTTGCTCGAGCAGACCGTCGATCTCGACAACCTCGCGCCGCCACAGGAGCAGTAG